One Burkholderia sp. PAMC 26561 genomic window carries:
- the cobC gene encoding alpha-ribazole phosphatase yields the protein MDLVLIRHPAVGIDAGICYGRTDVPLLGDAAESARLLDARLNALRVPAIKGTWYTSPLSRCRLLAESLGPVQTDPRLQELDFGAWEGERWDGLDRAMLDAWAADLEHAREHGGESVAQFAGRVAGWADSALSADNEEPVHVVTHAGVIRVLTGHLLGIKRANVIQWPLDFSAIVWLRRVRGEWLLVRWNA from the coding sequence ATGGATCTCGTCCTGATTCGCCATCCGGCTGTGGGTATCGACGCCGGGATTTGTTATGGCCGTACCGATGTTCCGCTTCTCGGCGACGCGGCGGAATCGGCGCGTTTATTGGACGCGCGTTTGAATGCGCTAAGGGTGCCGGCCATCAAAGGCACCTGGTACACGAGTCCGTTAAGCCGATGCCGTCTGCTGGCCGAATCATTAGGCCCGGTCCAAACCGATCCGCGCCTGCAGGAACTCGACTTCGGCGCCTGGGAAGGTGAGCGTTGGGACGGCCTTGATCGCGCGATGCTCGACGCATGGGCCGCAGATCTGGAGCATGCGCGCGAGCATGGCGGCGAGAGCGTTGCGCAGTTTGCCGGGCGTGTAGCCGGTTGGGCGGATTCGGCTTTGAGCGCTGATAACGAAGAACCAGTTCACGTTGTCACACACGCCGGCGTCATACGCGTTCTCACCGGCCATCTGCTCGGCATAAAACGCGCGAACGTCATTCAATGGCCGCTGGATTTCAGCGCGATCGTGTGGCTCAGACGCGTGCGCGGCGAGTGGCTGCTCGTGCGATGGAACGCGTGA
- the cobT gene encoding nicotinate-nucleotide--dimethylbenzimidazole phosphoribosyltransferase — translation MPETFPRVEPLDRSMTAELQHVIDTKTKPPGSLGRLELLGLQIGLIQRTVRPRIERPAMIVFAGDHGIAAEGVSPFPQEVTVQMVANFIAGGAAINALSKASGMTLEVVDAGVARASPAAEGFVDAAIRRGGTRNFAHDPAMTRDEALQAIAKGAERVRHHAALGTNVIGFGEMGIANTSAAACLMSRLCALEIDACVGRGTGLDDAGLNRKRDVLAAALKKHAISPDPVDTLATFGGFEIAMIAGGFLAAAEARMTILVDGFIVTSALLVAHAINPAVLDYCVFAHASDETGHARMLEYFNAKPLLQLGLRLGEGTGAALALPLLRAAVAFIKEMASFESAGVSDKAS, via the coding sequence ATGCCCGAAACATTTCCCCGCGTTGAACCGCTCGACCGGTCGATGACAGCCGAGCTGCAACATGTCATCGATACAAAGACAAAACCGCCCGGCAGTCTCGGACGGCTGGAATTGCTCGGGCTTCAGATCGGGCTGATCCAGCGGACGGTGAGACCGCGTATCGAACGTCCGGCAATGATCGTTTTCGCGGGTGATCACGGCATTGCGGCCGAAGGCGTGAGTCCGTTTCCGCAAGAAGTGACCGTGCAGATGGTCGCGAATTTCATCGCGGGCGGTGCGGCGATCAACGCGTTGTCGAAGGCGTCGGGCATGACGCTCGAAGTCGTGGATGCGGGCGTGGCGAGAGCATCGCCTGCAGCGGAAGGTTTCGTCGATGCCGCCATCCGTCGCGGCGGCACGCGCAACTTCGCGCACGATCCGGCCATGACACGCGACGAAGCGTTGCAAGCCATCGCAAAGGGCGCAGAACGTGTGCGGCATCACGCGGCGCTCGGCACGAACGTGATCGGCTTCGGCGAGATGGGGATTGCGAATACATCGGCGGCGGCTTGTTTGATGAGCCGGCTGTGCGCGCTCGAGATCGACGCGTGCGTGGGACGAGGCACAGGTCTTGATGACGCCGGCCTCAACCGCAAGCGCGACGTGCTCGCTGCAGCGCTGAAAAAGCATGCAATTTCGCCAGACCCGGTCGATACACTCGCCACCTTTGGCGGCTTCGAAATCGCGATGATCGCCGGCGGTTTTCTTGCCGCGGCCGAAGCGCGGATGACGATACTCGTGGATGGTTTTATCGTCACGTCGGCGTTGCTGGTTGCGCACGCCATCAACCCCGCCGTACTCGATTACTGCGTGTTCGCGCACGCGTCGGATGAAACGGGGCATGCGCGAATGCTCGAATATTTCAATGCGAAACCATTGCTGCAACTCGGATTGAGGCTCGGTGAAGGCACGGGCGCTGCGCTCGCGTTGCCGTTGTTGCGTGCGGCCGTGGCGTTCATCAAAGAGATGGCGAGTTTCGAATCGGCGGGCGTATCGGATAAGGCCTCCTGA
- a CDS encoding adenosylcobinamide-GDP ribazoletransferase: protein MNRLSQELRYFFTALGYFTRVPVPRWVGFEPHYLNAAARYFPLIGVMVGGVGAVVYLAALQVFPAGVAVLLSMAATLLLTGAFHEDGLADCADAFGGAYTREDALRIMHDSRIGAYGAIALIVVLALKWQTLASTLPLRTAWMIVGAHAASRTFAISYLCTLEYVRAEGKAKPVAQKMGSGAFALAAVIGLPCLFWPDWRLGCVLLVALVVMRFFIGRYFVKRIGGYTGDCLGFAQQLFEVAIYLIGLAWISS from the coding sequence ATGAACCGGCTATCGCAGGAACTTCGATATTTCTTCACCGCGCTCGGGTACTTCACCCGCGTGCCGGTGCCGCGCTGGGTCGGCTTCGAGCCACATTACCTGAACGCGGCAGCGCGCTATTTTCCGTTGATCGGCGTGATGGTCGGCGGCGTCGGCGCAGTGGTTTATCTTGCGGCGTTGCAGGTTTTTCCGGCGGGCGTTGCGGTGTTGTTATCGATGGCCGCAACGCTGCTCCTGACCGGCGCGTTCCACGAAGACGGGCTGGCCGATTGCGCCGATGCCTTCGGCGGCGCCTACACCCGCGAGGACGCGCTGCGCATCATGCACGACTCGCGCATCGGCGCGTATGGCGCGATTGCGTTGATCGTGGTGCTGGCGTTGAAGTGGCAAACGCTGGCTTCCACGTTGCCGCTGCGCACTGCATGGATGATCGTCGGCGCGCATGCCGCGAGCCGCACGTTCGCGATCAGCTATCTCTGCACGCTCGAGTATGTGCGTGCCGAGGGCAAGGCGAAACCGGTCGCTCAGAAGATGGGTTCAGGCGCGTTCGCGTTGGCCGCAGTGATCGGCTTGCCGTGCTTGTTTTGGCCCGACTGGCGGCTTGGCTGCGTGCTGCTCGTGGCGCTTGTCGTGATGCGGTTTTTCATCGGGCGATACTTTGTCAAGCGCATCGGCGGATACACCGGCGACTGCCTCGGCTTCGCGCAGCAGCTTTTCGAAGTCGCAATCTACTTGATCGGACTCGCATGGATCTCGTCCTGA
- a CDS encoding cobalamin-binding protein, which translates to MTFRLLVALFFFVTTQAHALTVTDDSGAAVTLNAPAQRIVSLAPHVTELLYAAGGGDRIVGAVEYSDYPPQAKSIPRVGDNKSLDLERIVAMKPDLIVVWRHGNALRQLDRLRELHVPMFFSEPHKLEDIPATIDKLGVLLGTSNEANTASNAFRHDIDGLRARYADQPPVSVFYQVWDDPLMTLNGSNTVSEVIELCGGRNVFADLKPLVPTISTEAVLAADPEAIVTATPGATKSERALPSLETWRKWPSMKAVERGNLFGIDGDLINRPTPRLALGAKALCKDLDAARARRPK; encoded by the coding sequence ATGACCTTCCGCCTCCTGGTCGCGCTGTTCTTTTTTGTCACCACGCAAGCCCACGCCCTCACCGTCACCGACGACTCCGGCGCCGCCGTCACGTTGAACGCACCGGCGCAGCGCATCGTCAGCCTCGCGCCGCATGTCACCGAGTTGCTCTACGCAGCGGGCGGCGGCGACCGGATCGTGGGCGCAGTGGAATACAGCGATTACCCGCCGCAAGCGAAATCGATACCGCGTGTCGGCGACAACAAATCGCTCGATCTCGAACGCATCGTCGCAATGAAACCCGATCTGATCGTCGTCTGGCGGCATGGCAATGCGCTGCGCCAGCTCGACCGTTTGCGCGAGCTGCATGTGCCGATGTTCTTCAGCGAGCCGCACAAGCTCGAAGACATCCCCGCGACCATCGATAAACTCGGCGTCCTGCTCGGCACATCGAATGAAGCGAACACAGCGTCGAATGCGTTCCGTCACGACATCGATGGTTTGCGGGCACGTTATGCAGACCAGCCGCCCGTGAGCGTGTTCTATCAGGTCTGGGACGATCCGCTGATGACGCTCAACGGCTCGAACACGGTGAGTGAAGTGATCGAACTATGCGGCGGCCGCAACGTATTTGCCGACCTGAAACCGCTTGTTCCGACGATCTCGACCGAAGCCGTCCTCGCTGCCGATCCTGAAGCCATCGTCACCGCAACGCCCGGCGCGACGAAATCGGAACGCGCGTTGCCATCGCTTGAAACATGGCGCAAATGGCCTTCGATGAAAGCCGTCGAGCGCGGCAATCTCTTCGGCATAGACGGCGATCTGATCAACCGGCCAACACCGCGTCTCGCGCTTGGCGCCAAGGCGCTATGTAAGGACCTGGACGCTGCCCGCGCCAGGCGTCCGAAGTAA